In a genomic window of Corynebacterium lizhenjunii:
- the menD gene encoding 2-succinyl-5-enolpyruvyl-6-hydroxy-3-cyclohexene-1-carboxylic-acid synthase: MAAQTEPTSAESNPADSNPAESTPAESNPADSTQALELAQAVAAQVARHCTDVVICPGSRNAPLNLALLARADLRVHTRLDERSAAFLALGIARVQRRHVAVVMTSGTAVANALPAVVESHHSHTPLLVLSADRPARLVGTGASQTIQQQGIFGTFADTLQVAQVGEVGGIGKLLSHQRTAHVNVALDAPLVPADLPSVPTERTLRRAPGPAWSDHGTVDVDLSRNTLVVAGDEAWEVPGLEDVPTIAEPTAPAPYHPVHPAAASFFRQDQVSANNYVVNTRVEQVIVVGHPTLHREVLALLADPDVDLICLSRTPEFTNPRGQHARLGTTVRTTGAPSKDWLKVCAGAAQMAGEAVREVLEDPRFGFSGLHAAAAVADTLAVEDALVLGASNPVRDASLVGLPFDGVSVYSPRGAAGIDGTVAQAIGVALATQHELADAPRAPRTVALMGDVTFIHDATALAIGPHSPRPENLTLVVANDNGGGIFETLEVGAPGLREPFERGFGTPHDVDIEQLVGAFGVDYRRVESAQELLDVLAELKEYSVGMVVVDARTTRTTRRELHQQLRERTSVR, from the coding sequence ATGGCTGCACAGACTGAACCGACCTCAGCAGAGTCCAACCCGGCAGATTCCAACCCGGCAGAGTCCACCCCAGCAGAGTCCAACCCAGCAGATTCCACGCAGGCACTGGAGCTGGCCCAGGCCGTGGCCGCGCAGGTGGCCCGCCACTGCACGGACGTGGTCATCTGCCCCGGATCGCGCAACGCGCCGCTGAACTTGGCGTTGCTGGCGCGCGCAGACTTGCGGGTACACACCCGTTTGGATGAGCGCTCTGCGGCCTTCCTGGCATTGGGCATCGCACGGGTGCAGCGCCGCCACGTGGCGGTGGTAATGACCTCCGGCACCGCGGTGGCCAATGCCCTGCCCGCTGTGGTGGAGTCCCACCACAGCCATACCCCGCTGTTGGTGCTCTCAGCTGACCGCCCGGCCCGGCTAGTGGGAACTGGGGCCTCGCAGACCATCCAGCAGCAGGGAATTTTTGGCACGTTTGCAGATACGCTGCAGGTGGCGCAGGTGGGGGAGGTCGGCGGCATCGGCAAGCTACTGAGCCACCAGCGCACCGCCCACGTTAATGTGGCGCTGGATGCCCCGCTGGTGCCAGCCGACCTGCCGTCGGTGCCCACGGAGCGCACGCTGCGGCGCGCGCCGGGCCCGGCCTGGAGTGACCACGGGACGGTGGATGTGGACCTGAGCCGCAACACCCTGGTGGTGGCGGGCGATGAAGCCTGGGAAGTGCCGGGCTTGGAGGACGTGCCCACAATTGCTGAGCCCACCGCGCCCGCACCGTATCACCCCGTGCACCCGGCTGCGGCCAGTTTCTTCCGCCAGGACCAGGTCAGTGCAAACAATTACGTGGTCAATACCCGCGTGGAGCAGGTGATTGTGGTGGGCCATCCCACGCTGCACCGCGAGGTGTTGGCGCTGCTGGCGGACCCGGATGTGGACCTTATCTGCCTGTCGCGCACCCCGGAGTTTACAAATCCCCGCGGCCAGCACGCCCGCCTGGGCACCACCGTGCGCACTACGGGAGCGCCCAGCAAGGACTGGCTGAAGGTCTGCGCCGGTGCTGCCCAGATGGCGGGCGAGGCCGTTCGGGAGGTCTTGGAGGATCCGCGCTTCGGCTTTAGCGGTTTGCACGCCGCCGCGGCGGTGGCGGACACGCTGGCGGTCGAGGATGCCCTGGTGCTCGGCGCCTCTAACCCGGTGCGCGACGCCTCCCTGGTGGGCCTGCCCTTTGACGGGGTGTCCGTGTATTCCCCGCGCGGTGCCGCTGGCATTGATGGCACCGTTGCACAAGCCATCGGCGTGGCTTTGGCCACCCAGCATGAGCTTGCCGATGCCCCCCGTGCCCCCCGCACCGTAGCCCTCATGGGGGATGTCACCTTCATCCACGACGCGACGGCGCTGGCTATTGGCCCGCACAGCCCCCGGCCGGAGAACCTGACCTTGGTGGTGGCCAATGACAACGGCGGCGGGATTTTTGAAACTCTAGAGGTGGGCGCGCCCGGACTGCGGGAGCCTTTTGAGCGCGGTTTTGGCACCCCGCACGATGTGGACATAGAGCAGCTCGTTGGTGCGTTTGGGGTGGACTACCGCCGGGTAGAAAGCGCCCAGGAGTTGTTGGACGTGCTCGCGGAGCTCAAGGAATACTCGGTGGGCATGGTGGTTGTAGATGCCCGCACGACCCGGACTACCCGCCGCGAGCTGCACCAGCAGCTGCGGGAGCGCACCAGTGTCCGCTAG
- a CDS encoding DUF3592 domain-containing protein produces MSARVPYRRLHQLILLLYAVAVLGSAAMVVGPVLNDRAIAANPGRALATVTDVGLLRTTVDFPDDEGVYHSPPTGLLYPTGLGEGQRVWVSYDRTNPDVVKVEGREWTLAVIPALSVWAVASLVAAGAWWLLRRHRQAHAPAREEPCASQ; encoded by the coding sequence GTGTCCGCTAGGGTGCCCTACCGGCGGCTACACCAGCTGATTTTGCTGCTCTACGCCGTGGCGGTGTTGGGTTCAGCGGCGATGGTGGTGGGTCCGGTGCTCAACGATCGCGCCATTGCCGCCAACCCAGGGCGCGCCCTAGCCACGGTAACCGACGTGGGGCTGCTGCGCACCACCGTGGACTTCCCCGATGATGAAGGGGTATACCATTCCCCGCCCACCGGGCTGCTCTATCCCACGGGCTTGGGCGAGGGCCAGCGGGTGTGGGTCAGTTATGACCGCACCAACCCGGACGTGGTCAAGGTCGAGGGCCGGGAGTGGACCTTGGCGGTAATTCCGGCGCTGTCAGTGTGGGCGGTGGCGTCCCTGGTCGCGGCAGGGGCATGGTGGTTGCTGCGGCGGCACAGGCAGGCTCATGCGCCTGCGCGGGAGGAGCCATGCGCGTCGCAATAG
- a CDS encoding glycosyltransferase family 4 protein: MRVAIVAESFLPNVNGVSNSVLRVLEHLHATGHQAMVVAPGARAGQEEIADYLGFPIYRVPTVRVPLVNSLPVGVPTRVLASSIADFCPDVVHLASPFVLGAAGAQVARRRGIPAVAVYQTDVAGFATQYHLPWLAAPAWGWLRAVHNSCRLTLAPSSATIAELQRHRIGNVAHWGRGVDAQRFHPRHRSHQLRARWDPSGTKRIVGFVGRLAAEKGLHRLAGLLGRDDLQVVIIGEGPLLGELQSLLPNAHFTGALGGHALAQAYASLDVFVHPGEFETFCQSIQEAQACGVPAIAPRAGGPIDLITPGYNGQLLDVENFARDLPAAVSGVLAPRVHSHMCANARASIADKTWQAVCEQLLGYYRQVLV, from the coding sequence ATGCGCGTCGCAATAGTTGCTGAGTCTTTCCTGCCCAACGTCAATGGCGTGAGCAATTCGGTGCTGCGGGTACTCGAGCACCTCCACGCCACGGGGCACCAGGCCATGGTGGTAGCTCCGGGGGCCCGCGCCGGCCAGGAGGAGATCGCAGACTACCTGGGCTTTCCCATCTATCGCGTGCCTACGGTGCGGGTGCCGCTGGTCAATTCGCTGCCCGTCGGGGTGCCCACCCGGGTGCTCGCTAGTTCGATAGCCGACTTCTGTCCAGACGTAGTGCACCTGGCCAGCCCTTTTGTGCTGGGCGCGGCCGGGGCGCAGGTGGCGCGGCGGCGCGGCATTCCGGCGGTGGCTGTCTACCAAACGGACGTGGCGGGTTTTGCCACCCAGTACCATCTACCGTGGCTTGCCGCACCGGCGTGGGGGTGGCTGCGCGCGGTGCATAACTCCTGCCGGTTGACGTTGGCGCCCTCCTCGGCGACTATTGCCGAATTACAACGGCACCGGATTGGCAACGTGGCCCACTGGGGCCGCGGCGTGGACGCCCAGCGTTTCCACCCACGCCACCGCAGCCATCAGCTGCGCGCGCGGTGGGACCCCTCGGGCACCAAGCGCATCGTGGGGTTTGTGGGCCGCCTGGCCGCGGAAAAGGGCCTGCACCGGCTTGCGGGACTGCTGGGGCGAGACGACCTGCAAGTGGTGATTATCGGCGAGGGGCCGCTTTTGGGCGAACTACAGTCGTTGCTACCAAATGCGCACTTTACCGGCGCCCTGGGCGGGCACGCCCTGGCCCAGGCTTATGCCAGCCTGGACGTCTTCGTCCACCCCGGGGAGTTTGAAACCTTCTGCCAAAGCATCCAGGAGGCTCAAGCCTGCGGTGTGCCAGCCATCGCTCCGCGCGCGGGTGGGCCCATAGACCTCATCACTCCCGGCTACAACGGCCAGCTGCTGGACGTAGAGAACTTCGCCCGCGACCTGCCCGCAGCCGTGTCTGGCGTGCTGGCCCCGCGCGTGCACTCTCACATGTGTGCCAATGCGCGGGCCAGCATCGCGGATAAGACCTGGCAGGCGGTGTGTGAGCAGCTGTTGGGCTATTACCGGCAGGTCCTTGTTTAG